Genomic DNA from Nicotiana tabacum cultivar K326 chromosome 21, ASM71507v2, whole genome shotgun sequence:
AGGAAACCAGGCTGAATTTACAAATAGCAAAAAGTAAATGAAAGTCCAAAATCAAGGTCGTGCGTCCAACATCGTGCTCCTTGTCCACAAAGACACAACTGTTGAATTTCAACAGTTGATTTTACCCATAAAATCAAACTTCTTCCGCAATCCAGCTGACAAGAAATCATTTCCCCCTAAATAGAGAAAAACACAAATGAAGTGAGAAAAATAGCAGGATTGTCCTACCAGGGAAGAAGACGGATGGAATAAGAGGTACCGTGGCAGCAGTATTAAAAGCTACTACTAGTATTTGTTAATTAACTATGCATCAGCAAAATAGGTATAGAAATGAGTCAATAACATACGTGTTCATCATCAATGTGATATTATCTCCTTTCAGAAGAATCCGCCCTGCACAGGGAACAAAAGACATTTAGACACAAAAGGCACAGAGAAGTATGTTTTTCCTTGTTATTCTTGGGAAAAATAAGGCTAGGCCTTAAGAGTGAAATTTTTTTGTTACCCACCCAACTGCTTTCTGCTTTTCTTCTTCACATTGACTTCCTCAGCATCATCTAGAACCAAATTCATGTACTCATCAAAGCCctaaacaacaaaaacaaattatGTCTCCGTCAACAAATCCAAGGCCAAGAAAAGATCTTGAGGCATAAGTAAAGTTTGCGGCAATAATAGTACTTCTAAATTCTCCCTAGTCCTCCAATGTTACAACTCTAGCCAAAAGCACACAGTGCAGGTGTCTCATGCAAAAGCAATAATTCAGGGGCATCCAGCAAAACTCATTTTTTTAATCTGCTGGCAGAGAACATGTGCAAGCAACCTTCATCAAAACTAAATCACGCAATGACCTAGGAAATAATCAAATACTAATTCTAAGAAGGTTTAAGACAAAACATGCTTTTCTCTGTCATTTGGGCTACACTACCATAAAATTGAATTCAATCGACAAGGTTAAAGCTCTTCTAACACAAGGCTATGCAGTGTGGATATGTCTTTGTAGCGTTGCTTCAGAGAATTTCTTTTTGCTCTTTTAAACTATAAGGACTCCAGTCTATCCCAAATTCAAGTATAAGCTggcaataaaaagaaaaaaactaaagtTGCTTGTCAATTACCTAGATGTCAATTACAAGCTTGCTACAGGAACGAAAGATATTATGACAACAATTACGCTAGATGCTTTGTACTATTTATATTGCAGTTCACCTACATGACGTATAAAACACAATTAGTTGAGTGTTAAAGGAATGTGAGCTTAAACTGCTTTTCGCCTTTCTGAACTTTCAATCAGCTGCATGCTTTACCTTGCCTTGCCAAAAGAACTTCAGGTGATATATCCAGCTTAGTTGGGAATTTATCCTTAGTATGTCCAAATTATGCACCTTTATCATCTCAAAATCATTTTTCAATGATAAATCCTCAGTCATAAATTTTTAACCTAGGTTTCAATTGTTTCAATGATAAAACCAGATACTAAAATCTAAGGAGCTTCACTCAATATCAAAAAGGACAAAAAATTACAATTCCATAAATccatacccaaaaaaaaaaagaaaggaggcATTGCCCTTAAATTCTAAGCTGAATTTTATCAGAGAAATAACCTACTAAGAAaaaaaacaatagtgctcagcaaCTAAGAGAATGAACCATAAAGTAATGGGACAAACAGTGGTAAGAGTTAATAATTCATAAGCAAAAAAGCATAAATCTTCATTcttctataaaaataaataaataaaaaacatacaATAATACGTCCTTCAATCCTCAGATCCTTCTGCTCGAATAGCCATATCTGAATACGAGCTTTCTGCAAAATAATTTCCACATCAAACCACATCAATTATAATTCAAACAGTAACTGGAAATTAATCCCTAACGTAATAGTTGAACTGAGAAAAATAAACTAAGCATAAATAAGAGGCGTATGAGAGTAAACTTACACTCTGAAGAAACCTGAAGATCAGGTTctgttaaaaataaaaaaaatccccaGTTAGTGCAAAAGTGGAAATATTAAAGTTATAAATTGCTCATACAAGAAAAATTGGGAAGAAGGAAGAAACTTACAATGGGTTGCGTCATAATCCTCTGTACTTTGGTGCTAGCCATAGCTGCTAATCCTGTTTCTCTCACGAGTCACTCTTCCTCTCTGATCTCACTCACGGAATGAAGCAAAAACCTAGTTAGAAAATACTACTAAAACCCTAGTGTTTAATCTGTGAATAGAAATGAAATGTCGGGTAGTGCCCGAATTACATTACCGGTGATGAATTCGGGTTTGGGGTGTGTTGTGGTTTTTGCTTAAGAGAAGGCAAGActaattcaagaaggaaaaaaaacaaaaagcaaAACTAATTAAGTTGGTTTTTTTAACTACTTAAATCAAATAAACCAGATATAGTAATATAAATTTATTGGTTttgcttttattgatttttttactTGCGTCAATTTAACAATTAGTTTTAATCTCCATATAATGTTTATAACACTATCAAAATGAATCTAGTGTGCCAAAAACATAAAAACATTTAAAcccaaattgaaaaaaaaatgttaattCAAATGCTAATGAAACCAAGAaggataaagaaagatattgAATTGTTTGTAATTCTTACTTAagtacttgtcacgacccaaaatctaactagtggTGATAGTACCTAATTCactccgctaggtaagccaattaacaataaatcGATTTCAATGAAATTTGATGAGACAACAATGATAAAATAACCGAACTTTTATAAAAAATACcaatgactggtagtacaaatcatgaaattctaagatttagatttttacaaaactgaattgaaataattacaacatctgtttgaaatgtaaatgaaataGAATTAGAATCTAATGCTACCAAagacaagtgatagccataactggaacgcAAGTGCATCTTCACATCCAGCTCCCGCTGTACACAGCAACATcggcatccaacatctgcacgcaaggtgcagaagtgtagtatgagtgcaactgaccccatgtactcaataagtaacaaacctaaccttaggttgaaagtagtgacgagttgagACAAAGGTcaaagtccaactccaataaccaacaacagttcataacaacataataaaagtggTGCAAGAAAAATAACTCAGAGGtatgatgctcaactcgttcacagttacggaaaaataggcatgtttttcaaaGATGCCACTAAAACTCAATTCCTTTCACCAAATCACAAAGATATGAGTAGGTCCGAAAAACtgttatttttcccaaaaaaatcTTTCAACAAATAAATCCAGAgcagatccagcccaatgcaAATGAATCCAAGGCAGATCCATCCCAATGCAAATGaatccagggcagatccagcccaaaaatCCATAGCAACTGCGCCCACTGTGGATGTGTAGACTCCGAAGGggccgatccagcccaagcgctataataagccaaatcctggcatgaatcaataaagcctgctgcggtgtgcaacccgatcccataaatatcactcacaacaggccctcggtctcattcagtcatcaatctctcgggctcacaggaatcatgataatcagtccaa
This window encodes:
- the LOC107810445 gene encoding uncharacterized protein LOC107810445 — its product is MASTKVQRIMTQPINLIFRFLQSKARIQIWLFEQKDLRIEGRIIGFDEYMNLVLDDAEEVNVKKKSRKQLGRILLKGDNITLMMNTGK